The Onychomys torridus chromosome 4, mOncTor1.1, whole genome shotgun sequence genome includes a window with the following:
- the Rhov gene encoding rho-related GTP-binding protein RhoV: MPPRELSEAEPPPLPAETPPPRRRSAPPELGIKCVLVGDGAVGKSSLIVSYTCNGYPSRYRPTALDTFSVQVLVDGAPVRIELWDTAGQEDFDRLRSLCYPDTDVFLACFSVVQPSSFQNITEKWLPEIRTHNPQAPVLLVGTQADLRDDVNVLIQLDQGGREGPVPQPQAQGLAEKIRACCYLECSALTQKNLKEVFDSAILSAIEHKARLEKKLNAKGVRTLSRCRWKKFFCFV; the protein is encoded by the exons ATGCCGCCGCGGGAGCTGAGCGAGGCCGAGCCACCGCCTCTCCCAGCCGAAACCCCTCCTCCGCGGCGGCGCAGCGCGCCTCCGGAGCTGGGCATCAAATGTGTGCTAGTGGGCGATGGCGCGGTGGGCAAGAGCAGCCTTATCGTCAGCTACACCTGCAATGGATACCCGTCGCGCTACCGGCCCACGGCACTGGACACCTTCTCCG TGCAAGTCCTGGTAGATGGAGCCCCTGTGCGAATCGAGCTGTGGGACACTGCAGGGCAG GAGGACTTTGACCGGCTTCGCTCCCTCTGCTACCCGGATACTGATGTCTTTCTGGCTTGCTTCAGCGTGGTACAGCCCAGCTCCTTCCAAAACATCACAGAAAAATGGCTGCCGGAGATCCGCACTCACAACCCCCAAGCACCTGTGTTGCTGGTGGGCACTCAGGCTGACCTGAGGGACGATGTCAATGTACTAATTCAGCTGGACCAGGGAGGCCGGGAGGGTCCAGTACCCCAACCCCAAGCCCAGGGTCTGGCCGAGAAGATCCGGGCCTGCTGCTACCTTGAGTGCTCAGCCTTGACGCAGAAGAACTTGAAGGAGGTGTTTGACTCGGCCATTCTCAGTGCCATTGAGCACAAAGCTCGCCTAGAGAAGAAACTGAATGCAAAAGGTGTGCGCACGCTTTCCCGCTGCCGCTGGAAGAAGTTCTTCTGCTTTGTTTGA